One genomic segment of Kiritimatiella glycovorans includes these proteins:
- a CDS encoding nucleoside 2-deoxyribosyltransferase domain-containing protein produces the protein MMEKKKIYLCGPIMHEEDGVARRWRKKAHEDLGHNFIILDPMRRNFKDREVDSSNEIVEFDLQDVRDADILLVNYCKNSVGTAMEVFYASHDLGKFVVAFSPFEYRECNPWMIRFCTKILPSLDEATRYIREHFIIQQIV, from the coding sequence ATGATGGAGAAGAAAAAAATTTATCTCTGCGGTCCGATCATGCACGAAGAAGACGGCGTGGCGCGGCGCTGGCGGAAGAAGGCGCACGAGGACCTGGGGCACAATTTCATCATACTGGATCCGATGCGGCGCAATTTTAAAGACCGCGAAGTGGACAGCAGCAACGAGATCGTCGAATTCGATCTGCAGGACGTGCGCGACGCCGACATCCTGCTGGTCAACTACTGTAAAAATTCCGTAGGTACCGCCATGGAGGTTTTCTACGCCTCCCACGACCTCGGGAAGTTCGTGGTGGCCTTTTCTCCCTTCGAGTACAGGGAGTGCAACCCGTGGATGATCCGCTTCTGCACCAAGATTCTTCCCTCGCTCGACGAAGCGACCCGCTACATCAGGGAACATTTCATCATCCAGCAGATCGTCTGA
- a CDS encoding DUF4870 domain-containing protein gives MNEDPQDTSRPEEQPATEPQPVPEVPPPDVKEGQPLAILSYALNFVSLPFFLIPLLMRNNSFALYHAKQSLLLWIAGVAISVAGVALSFICVGLAILVLGAIFLLVENIIGLVYACQGERRPLPWIGAWAEQWFRSIELKK, from the coding sequence ATGAATGAAGATCCGCAGGACACCTCCCGCCCTGAAGAGCAACCCGCAACCGAACCTCAGCCGGTGCCGGAGGTCCCGCCGCCGGATGTGAAGGAGGGACAGCCGCTGGCGATTCTGAGCTATGCGCTGAATTTCGTTTCGCTGCCCTTCTTCCTGATCCCGCTGCTGATGCGCAATAATTCCTTTGCGCTCTATCACGCGAAACAGAGCCTGCTGCTGTGGATCGCCGGCGTGGCGATCAGCGTGGCCGGAGTGGCGCTCAGCTTTATATGCGTCGGATTAGCCATCCTGGTGCTCGGCGCGATCTTTCTGCTGGTGGAGAATATCATCGGCCTCGTCTATGCCTGCCAGGGCGAGCGGCGGCCGCTGCCCTGGATCGGCGCCTGGGCTGAGCAGTGGTTCCGGAGCATCGAATTGAAGAAGTGA
- a CDS encoding O-acetylhomoserine aminocarboxypropyltransferase/cysteine synthase family protein, which yields MDFTHANLETRCLHAGFEADPATGSCAVPVYRTSAYVFRDTRHAADLFALEELGNIYSRLTNPTVDVLERRLAALEGGSAAVALSSGTSAVFYSIINLAQEGDEIVASNRLYGGTYTQFHDILPRFGIKTRFVDPRDPAAFAAAVTPKTRALYTETIGNPGLVASDLPALAEVAHEHGLPLIVDSTFTTPYLLRPLEHGADIVVHSLTKWLGGHGNGIGGVVVDSGRFDWTTGRHPLLSEPDSSYHDVRYATDLGELNPVAYAIRLRLVPLRNLGSCLSPDNAWQFLQGIETLPLRMERHCANADAVARHLETHPKVEWVRYPGLEGDPSHEVAARLLPRGCGGMVVCGLRGGADAGRAFIERLELFKHLANVGDARSLAIHPASTTHSQMTAEEQVEAGIDPGMVRLSVGLEHIDDILADLDRGLEAVE from the coding sequence ATGGACTTCACACACGCAAATCTTGAGACACGCTGCCTGCATGCCGGGTTCGAGGCCGACCCGGCCACGGGGTCGTGTGCCGTGCCCGTGTACCGGACCAGCGCCTATGTGTTCCGGGACACCCGCCACGCCGCCGATCTGTTCGCGCTCGAAGAGCTGGGCAACATCTATTCGCGCCTCACCAATCCCACCGTGGATGTTCTCGAGCGGCGCCTCGCCGCGCTTGAAGGCGGTTCCGCCGCCGTGGCTCTCTCGTCCGGCACGAGCGCGGTGTTCTACAGCATCATCAACCTCGCGCAGGAAGGGGATGAGATCGTCGCTTCGAACCGCCTCTACGGCGGCACGTACACCCAGTTCCACGACATCCTGCCCCGCTTCGGGATCAAGACCCGTTTCGTCGATCCGCGCGACCCCGCCGCATTCGCCGCGGCCGTCACGCCGAAGACCCGCGCGCTGTACACCGAGACCATCGGCAACCCCGGACTCGTAGCCTCGGATCTGCCCGCCCTCGCGGAGGTCGCGCACGAACACGGACTGCCGCTGATCGTCGACAGCACCTTCACCACGCCCTATCTGCTGCGGCCGCTCGAGCACGGCGCCGACATCGTCGTGCACTCCCTCACCAAGTGGCTCGGCGGACACGGCAACGGCATTGGCGGCGTCGTCGTCGATTCCGGCCGGTTCGACTGGACGACGGGCAGGCATCCGCTGCTCTCGGAACCGGATTCGAGCTACCATGACGTGCGTTACGCCACCGATCTCGGCGAGCTGAACCCGGTGGCCTACGCCATCCGGCTGCGGCTCGTCCCGCTTCGTAATCTCGGCTCCTGCCTCTCCCCCGACAACGCGTGGCAGTTTCTGCAGGGGATCGAGACCCTCCCGCTGCGCATGGAGCGTCATTGCGCCAACGCGGACGCGGTGGCCCGCCATCTCGAGACGCATCCGAAGGTGGAGTGGGTCCGTTACCCGGGGCTCGAAGGCGATCCGTCGCACGAAGTCGCGGCCCGTCTTCTGCCGCGCGGCTGCGGAGGGATGGTCGTCTGCGGTCTCCGCGGAGGCGCGGACGCGGGCCGGGCCTTCATCGAACGCCTCGAGCTGTTCAAGCACCTCGCCAACGTGGGCGATGCCCGTAGTCTCGCGATCCATCCGGCCAGCACCACGCACTCGCAGATGACCGCGGAGGAACAGGTCGAGGCGGGGATCGATCCGGGCATGGTCAGACTCTCCGTGGGACTGGAGCACATCGACGACATTCTGGCCGATCTGGATCGCGGACTGGAGGCGGTGGAATGA
- a CDS encoding SOS response-associated peptidase encodes MCGRFTRTAKASAVEETIAPAAPGTPLEPRYNIAPTQSVAILLNDDPGQLVRARWSLLFPWDETGDGPTPINLRLESVEQKKGIRRMFRERRCLVPADGFYEWRREGAGDKQPFYFHLPGRPLFYFPGIWSQRPESGPTFALLTAPASETVRPVHPRMPLMLALDHRDLWLGSTLPDPGILRDVANSFDLHRYPVSPAVNRPDHEGPELIGRRH; translated from the coding sequence ATGTGCGGAAGATTCACCAGGACCGCGAAAGCCTCCGCGGTGGAGGAGACCATCGCTCCCGCCGCGCCCGGGACCCCGCTCGAACCGCGCTACAATATCGCGCCGACCCAGTCCGTCGCCATCCTGCTCAACGACGATCCCGGTCAGCTGGTGCGGGCGCGATGGAGTCTGCTTTTCCCCTGGGACGAAACCGGTGACGGGCCGACACCGATCAACCTCCGGCTGGAGAGCGTCGAACAGAAAAAAGGCATCCGGCGTATGTTCCGGGAGCGGCGCTGCCTGGTGCCCGCCGACGGGTTCTACGAATGGCGCCGCGAGGGGGCGGGAGATAAGCAGCCGTTCTATTTTCATCTGCCCGGGCGGCCGCTCTTCTATTTCCCCGGCATCTGGTCGCAACGTCCGGAGAGCGGCCCGACCTTCGCGCTGCTCACCGCCCCGGCGTCCGAGACGGTTCGCCCCGTCCATCCCAGAATGCCGCTGATGCTCGCCCTCGATCACCGCGATCTCTGGCTCGGCTCCACCCTTCCCGACCCCGGAATCCTGAGAGACGTGGCGAACTCATTTGACCTGCACCGCTACCCCGTCTCCCCCGCCGTCAACCGGCCGGATCACGAGGGACCCGAACTGATCGGGCGCCGTCATTAG
- a CDS encoding PAS domain-containing sensor histidine kinase: protein MSIDRATSSGKSGLRFGLRIAVVYVLFGTLWILLSDRAALLALPAPEALTTLQTFKGILFVLISGAIVFGFARREWKHQWRLEELRRESAERLELALRGADLGLWDWNLRTGEVYFDERWQGMLGFEPGSLAPNVETWRARVHPDDLGRVQKALDDHIENRTAQYETEHRMRTRDGDWIWILDRGRVTERAQDGTALRMTGTHMDITPRRRAEAGRRLLEAAIEQAAEAVMITDADGVIEYVNPAFEDITGYKPDEAVGGKPAMLRSGRQDDAFYEHLWDTLRAGEVWRGRFSNRRQDGSLCEEEAVISPVRDETGTISNFVAVQRDITEEKTLETQLVQAQKLETIGTMASGVAHEINNPLTAIINYATLLREKEGHQPGGERLQYAAEIERETRRLSRIVRNLLVFARQSRPDRGAVRVSDVVQATRSLLETTLRHDRIELDTDIPGDLPEVICNSQQVQQILMNLVINARDALNSSPPEGKAKRIVIRAGVAENDSARWLRMEVEDNGPGLSEADADRIFEPFYSTKGPEEGTGLGLAISRRIAADHGGMLEAAAMDRGGAKFSLVLPLNGASAR from the coding sequence ATGTCCATCGATCGCGCTACCTCCTCCGGAAAAAGCGGTCTTCGCTTCGGCTTGCGGATTGCCGTGGTCTACGTGCTCTTCGGCACCCTCTGGATCCTGCTCTCCGATCGCGCCGCGCTCCTCGCGCTTCCGGCTCCGGAGGCCCTGACGACCCTGCAGACGTTCAAGGGCATCCTGTTCGTGCTGATCTCGGGTGCCATCGTGTTCGGCTTCGCCCGACGGGAATGGAAGCATCAGTGGCGGCTGGAGGAACTGCGGCGCGAGAGCGCCGAGCGGCTCGAACTGGCCCTGCGCGGCGCCGATCTCGGACTCTGGGACTGGAACCTGCGCACCGGAGAGGTCTACTTCGATGAACGCTGGCAGGGCATGCTCGGCTTCGAACCGGGTTCGCTGGCGCCGAACGTGGAGACCTGGAGGGCGCGCGTGCATCCGGACGATCTGGGCCGGGTGCAGAAGGCGCTCGACGACCACATCGAAAACCGGACCGCTCAATACGAGACGGAGCACCGGATGCGCACGCGGGACGGGGACTGGATCTGGATTCTCGACCGCGGCAGAGTGACCGAACGAGCGCAGGACGGCACGGCCCTCCGGATGACCGGTACGCACATGGATATCACACCCCGCCGCCGCGCGGAGGCGGGGCGGCGGCTGCTGGAGGCGGCGATCGAACAGGCGGCCGAGGCGGTCATGATCACGGATGCGGACGGGGTGATCGAGTACGTGAACCCCGCCTTTGAGGACATCACGGGGTACAAGCCCGATGAGGCGGTTGGGGGTAAGCCGGCCATGCTCAGGAGCGGCCGCCAGGACGATGCTTTTTACGAGCACTTGTGGGACACGCTGCGCGCGGGCGAGGTCTGGCGCGGGCGCTTCAGCAACCGGCGGCAGGACGGTTCGCTCTGCGAAGAGGAGGCCGTGATCTCGCCGGTGCGCGACGAGACCGGAACCATTTCCAACTTCGTGGCGGTTCAGCGCGACATCACGGAGGAAAAGACGCTGGAGACGCAGCTCGTGCAGGCCCAGAAGCTCGAAACGATCGGCACCATGGCCAGCGGCGTGGCGCACGAGATCAACAATCCGCTCACCGCGATCATCAATTATGCGACGCTGCTGCGTGAGAAAGAGGGCCACCAGCCCGGCGGGGAGCGCCTGCAGTACGCCGCCGAGATCGAACGGGAGACCCGGCGGCTGTCGCGGATCGTCCGGAACCTGCTCGTCTTCGCACGCCAGTCGCGCCCCGACCGGGGGGCCGTGCGCGTCTCGGACGTCGTGCAGGCGACCCGTTCCCTGCTTGAAACCACCCTCAGGCATGACCGCATCGAACTGGATACCGATATACCGGGCGATCTGCCCGAAGTGATCTGCAACAGCCAGCAGGTGCAGCAGATTCTGATGAACCTGGTGATCAATGCGCGCGATGCCCTCAATTCCTCACCGCCCGAAGGCAAGGCCAAGCGCATCGTCATCCGCGCCGGGGTGGCGGAGAACGACTCGGCCCGGTGGCTGCGGATGGAGGTGGAGGATAACGGGCCGGGGTTGAGCGAGGCGGACGCGGATCGCATTTTCGAGCCCTTCTACAGTACCAAGGGTCCGGAGGAGGGCACCGGCCTCGGGCTGGCGATCAGCCGCAGGATCGCCGCGGATCATGGCGGGATGCTGGAGGCGGCGGCAATGGACCGCGGGGGCGCGAAATTCAGCCTCGTCCTTCCCCTGAACGGCGCGTCGGCGCGCTGA
- a CDS encoding hybrid sensor histidine kinase/response regulator, with the protein MPVRLRWLCLAVLMACPAVPAADTPVRIGVLAKRGPDRCLQRWSRTAEYLSDTLSGYTFTIVPLGFEETAEVVANRGVEFILANSAVYVELAARHGAARIATLNNLGPNRTSHSVFGSAAIFRLDQNRFPSWEDLKGARVAAVNERSFGGWLAARREIRKAGLRPERDFASLSFRGTHDAVVCAVRDGEADAGIVRTDTLEHMAAEGSIRLRDFAVVPPPRPDGDDEAFPFLHSTRLYPEWAMAKAAHTPNDLGQKVAVRLMELHRQSAAAREAEIAGWLVPLDYHPVEGCLRELRVRPFENYGRVTVGEAIRQHWPFVTALAALILGLIVITSLTLHLNRQLIEARREAIRAAEAKSLFLANMSHEIRTPMNAVIGMTDLLLESRLSPEQNEFAHIIKVSGETLLALINDILDFSKIEAGKMELERKDFDPAKCVGDTLDLMVSKAAEKDIELAYEIDSNVPSVVRGDPGRVRQVLLNLLSNAVKFTPQGEVVIHVSAETRGGAPMLHFAVRDTGIGIEHDKLDQIFRAFSQADASTTRRYGGTGLGLSISRRLAELMGGRMWAESRSGEGSTFHFTIRAGSTQVKHRIQNERHPFRPENCDVLIVDDNDTNLDILSRQLTRWGLNPVVYPLPSQALRSIESGRSYALMISDMQMPEMDGTELVRAVRLHRSGDELPIILLSSMGLDRMDDSLEVACRLSKPVKPERLYRVIDSILRGNAPQQGEKSDPAPAASGSGLRILVAEDNQLNRLVALRTLEKLGCRPDFAHNGVEALERLEEKEYDVVLMDIQMPRMDGLEATREIHRRFSERRPAVIGTTAHASSEERGEGLAAGMDEYLTKPVQLARLRELLQDLNEARS; encoded by the coding sequence ATGCCCGTACGCCTCAGATGGTTATGCCTCGCCGTTCTTATGGCCTGCCCGGCCGTTCCCGCCGCGGACACGCCGGTCCGCATCGGCGTGCTCGCGAAGCGCGGACCCGATCGATGCCTGCAGCGATGGTCGCGGACGGCTGAATATCTCAGTGATACGCTCAGCGGCTACACCTTCACGATTGTGCCGCTCGGTTTCGAAGAGACCGCAGAGGTCGTGGCGAACAGGGGGGTCGAATTCATCCTCGCCAACTCCGCCGTGTACGTCGAACTCGCCGCGCGGCACGGCGCGGCACGAATTGCCACGCTGAACAACCTGGGGCCGAACCGCACGTCGCATTCGGTCTTCGGCAGCGCGGCGATTTTCCGGCTCGATCAGAACCGCTTTCCTTCGTGGGAGGATTTAAAGGGAGCCCGGGTAGCGGCCGTGAACGAGCGTTCGTTCGGGGGCTGGCTCGCCGCGCGGCGGGAGATCCGGAAGGCCGGCCTCCGTCCGGAGCGCGATTTCGCTTCGCTGTCTTTCAGGGGGACGCACGATGCGGTGGTCTGTGCCGTGCGCGACGGAGAGGCGGACGCCGGGATCGTGCGCACCGACACGCTGGAGCACATGGCCGCCGAGGGCAGCATCCGGCTGAGAGATTTCGCCGTCGTACCCCCGCCCCGGCCGGACGGCGATGACGAAGCGTTTCCCTTCCTGCACAGCACGCGTCTCTACCCTGAATGGGCCATGGCCAAGGCGGCGCATACCCCCAACGACCTGGGCCAGAAGGTCGCGGTCCGACTCATGGAACTGCACCGGCAGAGTGCGGCGGCGCGCGAGGCGGAGATCGCCGGCTGGCTGGTCCCGCTCGACTACCACCCGGTGGAGGGTTGCCTGCGGGAACTGCGTGTGCGCCCCTTCGAGAACTACGGCCGTGTGACTGTCGGCGAAGCGATCCGACAGCACTGGCCTTTTGTCACAGCCCTCGCCGCGCTGATCCTGGGGCTGATCGTCATCACCAGCCTCACCCTGCACCTCAACCGGCAACTGATCGAAGCCCGGCGCGAGGCGATTCGCGCCGCCGAGGCCAAGAGCCTCTTTCTCGCCAACATGAGTCACGAAATCCGCACGCCGATGAACGCCGTCATCGGCATGACCGACCTCCTGCTCGAATCCAGACTGAGCCCGGAACAGAACGAATTCGCCCACATCATCAAGGTCAGCGGCGAGACGCTGCTTGCCCTGATCAACGACATCCTCGACTTCTCGAAGATCGAGGCGGGCAAGATGGAGCTGGAGCGCAAGGACTTCGATCCCGCGAAGTGCGTGGGAGACACGCTGGATCTCATGGTCTCCAAAGCCGCGGAGAAGGACATCGAACTGGCCTACGAAATCGACAGCAACGTCCCTTCGGTCGTGCGCGGGGACCCCGGACGCGTGCGCCAGGTGCTGCTCAACCTGTTGAGCAATGCCGTCAAATTCACGCCGCAGGGCGAGGTCGTCATCCATGTGAGCGCGGAGACGCGCGGCGGCGCGCCGATGCTCCACTTCGCGGTGCGCGACACCGGCATCGGCATCGAGCACGACAAACTCGACCAGATCTTCCGCGCCTTCAGCCAGGCCGACGCCTCGACGACGCGCCGCTACGGGGGGACCGGCCTCGGCCTCTCGATCAGCCGTCGTCTCGCCGAACTGATGGGCGGCCGCATGTGGGCGGAGAGCCGGTCCGGCGAGGGATCGACTTTTCATTTTACCATCCGCGCCGGCAGCACGCAGGTAAAGCACCGGATCCAGAACGAACGGCACCCGTTCCGGCCCGAGAACTGCGATGTGCTGATCGTGGACGACAACGACACCAATCTGGACATCCTGTCCCGTCAGCTCACGCGCTGGGGTCTGAACCCCGTGGTCTATCCCCTGCCCTCGCAGGCGCTGCGGTCGATCGAATCCGGCCGCTCCTACGCCCTGATGATTTCGGATATGCAGATGCCGGAGATGGACGGCACCGAACTCGTCCGCGCCGTACGGCTGCATCGGAGCGGCGATGAACTGCCGATCATCCTGCTTTCCTCCATGGGACTCGACCGCATGGACGATTCGCTCGAAGTCGCCTGCCGGCTCAGCAAACCCGTCAAACCCGAGCGCCTGTACCGCGTGATCGACTCCATACTGCGCGGGAACGCCCCGCAACAGGGTGAAAAATCGGATCCCGCACCGGCCGCCAGCGGGTCGGGCCTGCGCATCCTCGTGGCCGAGGACAATCAGCTCAACCGCCTGGTCGCCCTGCGCACCCTGGAAAAGCTCGGCTGCCGCCCCGACTTCGCCCATAACGGAGTGGAGGCCCTGGAGCGTCTCGAGGAGAAGGAATACGACGTGGTGCTGATGGACATCCAGATGCCGCGCATGGACGGGCTCGAGGCGACCCGCGAGATCCATCGGCGCTTTTCCGAACGCCGTCCGGCGGTGATCGGCACCACCGCCCACGCCTCCAGCGAAGAGCGCGGGGAGGGCCTCGCCGCCGGCATGGACGAGTACCTCACCAAACCGGTTCAGCTCGCCCGCCTGCGCGAACTGCTGCAGGACCTGAACGAGGCGCGATCGTAA
- the argS gene encoding arginine--tRNA ligase — protein MLERQLSEWVGEAFRAAFPETDFGGAEFAVYPTKDESFGDYQCNAAMKLAGILKTAPRNIARAAVDAQAPPEEVDRVEVAGPGFINLFLKNSALAGALEEMGGDRRLGVPDPGQGRTVIMDYSSPNVAKPMHIGHIRSTVIGNALDRLYRFAGYEVISDNHLGDWGTQFGLLILGYRHFRDGQALEDHPAEELERIYVESYNRSKEDDTWRDQARQELVKLQQGDEENLELWRTFVELSLKEFGAVYDRLGVRFDLVRGESWYHDRLPDVIGRLESAGLAEESEGALICDLSDEDLKVCIVRKKDGAYNYATTDIATLLAREEEFAPERIIYVTDERQQLHFRQVFHVSRALGVKPDLVHVWFGLMRLPEATFSTREGNVIKLEALLDEAERRALEVVKTSSPEMPADQQREVARAVGIGAVKYVDLSQNPQSLVTFTWDKALAMDGNSAPYLQYAHARIASVRDRYRERFPEGRCDDWPIRIEEPVERRLAGLLTRFPAAVLGAAEQYRPNILADYLYNLSQVYSSFYQNVPFLKAEEGVRESRVRLCDLVARVLKTGLDLLGIEAPERI, from the coding sequence ATGTTGGAGAGGCAACTGAGCGAATGGGTGGGCGAGGCGTTCCGGGCGGCGTTTCCGGAGACGGATTTCGGCGGTGCGGAGTTCGCGGTCTACCCTACGAAGGACGAGTCGTTCGGCGATTACCAGTGCAATGCGGCGATGAAGCTGGCGGGGATCCTCAAGACCGCCCCGCGCAACATCGCCCGGGCGGCGGTCGACGCCCAGGCGCCGCCCGAAGAGGTCGACCGCGTCGAGGTCGCCGGCCCGGGTTTCATCAATCTCTTTCTGAAGAACTCCGCTCTGGCCGGCGCACTCGAAGAGATGGGAGGCGACCGGAGGCTCGGCGTCCCGGATCCGGGGCAGGGGCGGACGGTGATCATGGACTACTCGAGTCCGAACGTGGCCAAGCCCATGCATATCGGCCACATTCGATCGACGGTCATCGGCAACGCCCTCGACCGGCTGTACCGGTTTGCGGGGTACGAGGTGATCTCGGACAATCACCTCGGCGACTGGGGTACGCAGTTCGGCCTGCTGATTCTCGGGTATCGTCATTTCCGCGATGGGCAGGCGCTTGAGGATCACCCCGCAGAAGAGCTGGAACGGATCTATGTCGAAAGCTACAACCGCTCGAAGGAGGACGACACCTGGCGCGATCAGGCGCGGCAAGAGCTGGTCAAGCTGCAGCAGGGGGACGAAGAGAACCTGGAACTCTGGCGCACGTTCGTGGAACTCTCCCTGAAGGAATTCGGCGCCGTGTACGACCGCCTCGGCGTGCGTTTCGACCTGGTCCGCGGCGAGAGCTGGTACCACGACCGCCTCCCGGATGTGATCGGGAGACTGGAATCGGCCGGACTCGCGGAGGAGAGTGAGGGCGCGCTCATCTGCGATCTGAGCGACGAGGATCTCAAGGTCTGTATCGTGCGCAAGAAAGACGGTGCGTACAATTACGCGACCACCGATATCGCCACCCTTCTCGCGCGGGAAGAGGAGTTTGCCCCTGAACGCATCATCTATGTGACCGACGAGCGTCAGCAGCTCCACTTCCGTCAGGTCTTCCACGTGAGCCGCGCGCTGGGCGTGAAACCGGACCTGGTTCACGTCTGGTTCGGACTCATGCGGCTCCCGGAGGCCACGTTCTCCACGCGCGAGGGTAACGTCATTAAGCTGGAGGCCCTGCTCGACGAGGCCGAGCGGCGCGCGCTGGAGGTGGTGAAGACGAGCAGCCCGGAGATGCCGGCCGATCAGCAGCGCGAGGTGGCGCGCGCCGTGGGCATCGGCGCGGTCAAGTACGTCGATCTGAGCCAGAACCCGCAGAGCCTGGTCACGTTCACCTGGGACAAGGCGCTGGCGATGGACGGCAACTCCGCCCCGTACCTGCAGTACGCTCATGCCCGCATCGCCAGCGTGCGCGACCGCTACCGGGAGCGTTTCCCGGAGGGTCGCTGCGACGATTGGCCGATCCGGATTGAGGAGCCGGTCGAGCGGCGCCTCGCCGGTCTGCTCACCCGCTTCCCGGCCGCGGTCCTGGGCGCGGCGGAACAGTATCGGCCGAATATCCTGGCCGACTATCTCTATAACCTCTCACAGGTCTACAGCAGCTTCTACCAGAACGTTCCATTCCTCAAAGCGGAGGAGGGCGTGCGCGAAAGCCGCGTGCGTCTCTGCGACCTCGTGGCCCGCGTGCTCAAAACCGGCCTGGATCTGCTGGGGATCGAAGCGCCGGAGCGGATTTAG
- the metX gene encoding homoserine O-acetyltransferase MetX, producing the protein MSEVETRFFTFGEEAGDRLELQPGGRFGPVTLAYETYGELNADRSNAVLLFHALTGSQHAAGFNPSVPGVESLWNHECRQGWWDDFIGPGRALDTDRFFVICANYFGGCYGSTGPSSLNPETGKPYGSAFPKFGANDIVNTQVRLLNHLGIERLYAAAGASLGGLLTQNLAVRFPELCERFVLLGCALEISTLTRAHNFEQILAIENDPNFNEGDYYGGPSPERGLALARIIGHKTYVSLSTIEERARDECIQRDEELSWYQVRRPLESYLLHQGRKLLSRFDANTYLHLMAAWSDYDLLRDAERESYGDLFAPCRHQRYMIFSIDSDVCFYPEEQEKMHHTLVKHRVASEHLTVHSDRGHDSFLLEPDLYTHHIRRFLESG; encoded by the coding sequence ATGAGTGAGGTGGAAACCCGTTTCTTCACATTCGGCGAAGAGGCCGGGGACCGGCTGGAGCTGCAGCCCGGCGGCCGCTTCGGTCCCGTTACCCTGGCGTACGAGACGTACGGCGAACTCAATGCCGACCGCTCGAACGCCGTGCTGCTCTTTCACGCCCTGACGGGGAGCCAGCATGCCGCCGGATTCAACCCCTCGGTGCCCGGGGTGGAATCGCTCTGGAACCACGAATGCCGACAGGGCTGGTGGGACGATTTCATCGGTCCGGGCAGGGCCCTGGATACGGACCGGTTCTTCGTGATCTGCGCCAATTACTTCGGCGGCTGCTACGGCTCGACCGGCCCCTCTTCGCTGAACCCGGAGACCGGAAAACCCTACGGGTCCGCCTTTCCGAAGTTCGGCGCCAACGACATCGTGAACACCCAGGTGCGGCTGCTGAACCACCTGGGCATCGAGCGTCTGTACGCGGCGGCCGGGGCTTCGCTCGGCGGACTGCTCACCCAGAATCTCGCGGTCCGCTTCCCCGAACTGTGCGAACGGTTCGTCCTGCTCGGGTGTGCCCTCGAGATCAGTACGCTGACGCGGGCGCATAATTTCGAGCAGATCCTGGCGATCGAAAACGACCCGAATTTCAACGAGGGGGATTATTACGGCGGCCCCTCGCCGGAACGCGGCCTCGCCCTTGCCCGGATCATCGGGCACAAGACCTACGTCTCGCTGAGCACGATCGAAGAGCGGGCACGCGACGAATGCATTCAGCGCGACGAGGAATTAAGCTGGTACCAGGTGCGCCGGCCGCTGGAATCCTATCTCCTCCACCAGGGCCGCAAGCTGCTCTCGCGCTTCGACGCCAACACCTACCTGCACCTCATGGCCGCGTGGTCCGACTACGATCTGCTGCGCGACGCGGAGCGGGAGTCCTACGGGGATCTTTTCGCGCCGTGCCGTCATCAGCGCTACATGATCTTCAGCATCGATTCGGACGTCTGCTTCTACCCGGAGGAACAGGAGAAGATGCACCACACGCTGGTGAAGCACCGCGTCGCCTCGGAACATCTCACCGTGCACTCCGACCGCGGCCATGATTCGTTCCTGCTCGAACCGGACCTCTACACGCATCACATCCGGCGGTTCCTGGAGAGCGGATAA
- a CDS encoding DUF2752 domain-containing protein codes for MSPASSMAARAAGVILGLAAAGLPLAARVWPGAPACRFHAATGLPCPACGTWRALAHLGRGQWAAAFALQPLASGCVLAAFAAAWVLLARPARPIPDGLRRTRPARLLILLLLLWIANWVYLLAHGV; via the coding sequence GTGAGTCCGGCCTCCTCCATGGCGGCCCGCGCCGCGGGTGTGATCCTCGGCCTGGCCGCGGCCGGACTCCCTCTCGCGGCCCGGGTATGGCCCGGCGCGCCTGCCTGTCGCTTTCACGCGGCTACGGGACTGCCCTGCCCCGCGTGCGGAACGTGGCGCGCGCTGGCTCATCTCGGGCGCGGACAGTGGGCCGCGGCCTTTGCGCTGCAGCCGCTGGCCTCCGGGTGCGTCCTCGCAGCGTTCGCGGCGGCGTGGGTGCTGCTCGCGAGACCCGCCCGGCCCATACCCGACGGCCTCCGCCGAACGCGCCCGGCCCGGCTGCTGATCCTGCTTTTACTGCTGTGGATCGCCAATTGGGTTTACTTGCTCGCGCACGGCGTTTAG